One region of Sphingomonas kaistensis genomic DNA includes:
- a CDS encoding YbgC/FadM family acyl-CoA thioesterase, whose translation MTPSYDQPYRGGFVGPEHRFALTVYFEDTDTAGIVYYANYLKFMERARSDMLRAAGIDQRATLEAGTGVYAVAEANVRYLRPARLGDDLLIISTVEDVRAASVRIQQRVIRAGETLAEGRITAAFLTPDGRPTRQPRDWVARFEEIRAATKDDE comes from the coding sequence ATGACGCCATCCTACGACCAGCCCTATCGCGGCGGCTTCGTCGGGCCCGAGCATCGCTTCGCCCTGACCGTCTATTTCGAAGACACCGACACCGCCGGGATCGTCTATTACGCCAATTACCTGAAATTCATGGAGCGGGCCCGCTCCGACATGCTCCGCGCCGCCGGGATCGACCAGCGGGCCACGCTCGAGGCCGGCACCGGGGTCTATGCGGTGGCCGAGGCCAACGTCCGCTACCTCCGCCCGGCCAGGCTCGGCGACGACCTGCTGATCATTTCGACCGTGGAGGACGTCCGCGCCGCATCCGTCCGGATTCAGCAACGAGTCATCCGCGCTGGGGAGACTCTGGCCGAGGGGCGGATTACCGCCGCTTTTCTTACCCCCGACGGCCGGCCCACGCGGCAGCCGCGGGACTGGGTCGCGCGGTTCGAGGAGATCCGCGCCGCAACAAAGGATGATGAATGA
- the panC gene encoding pantoate--beta-alanine ligase, with the protein MQIIRELQGLKPAVAALRGAGDTLALVPTMGALHDGHLALVAEARKHAARVTATIFVNPLQFNDPGDLARYPRTEEADLARLEAAGCDLVWLPTPAQLYPDGFATSISVRGVSERWEGEHRPGHFDGVATVVAKLLLAVRPTHAIFGEKDWQQLAVIRRVEADLGMGVAILGQPTVREADGLAMSSRNALLSPEHRAEAVALPAALQAAGKEIAAGGAVGPALERAKATLRAEGFSDVDYVALVDADSLEPLESPREPMRLLAAASIGGVRLIDNIPVTSEQQVGW; encoded by the coding sequence GTGCAAATCATCCGTGAGCTTCAAGGGCTGAAGCCGGCGGTGGCGGCGCTTCGTGGCGCTGGGGACACGCTGGCGCTGGTGCCGACCATGGGCGCGCTCCACGACGGGCACCTCGCGCTGGTCGCCGAGGCGAGAAAGCACGCCGCGCGGGTCACCGCGACCATCTTCGTCAATCCGCTGCAGTTCAACGATCCCGGGGACCTTGCCCGCTACCCGCGGACCGAGGAGGCAGACCTCGCCAGGCTGGAGGCGGCGGGGTGCGACCTCGTCTGGCTGCCGACGCCGGCCCAGCTCTATCCGGACGGCTTCGCCACCAGCATTTCGGTGCGCGGGGTCAGCGAGCGGTGGGAGGGCGAGCATCGCCCCGGACATTTCGACGGAGTGGCGACGGTGGTGGCGAAGCTGCTGCTGGCGGTGCGGCCGACCCACGCCATCTTCGGCGAAAAGGACTGGCAGCAACTGGCGGTGATCCGCCGGGTCGAGGCCGACCTCGGGATGGGCGTCGCGATCCTCGGCCAGCCCACGGTGCGCGAAGCGGACGGGCTTGCGATGTCCTCACGCAACGCGCTGTTGTCACCGGAACACCGCGCGGAGGCGGTCGCCTTGCCTGCCGCCTTGCAGGCTGCCGGTAAGGAAATCGCCGCAGGTGGGGCGGTCGGACCTGCGCTGGAGCGCGCGAAAGCGACGCTTCGGGCGGAAGGCTTCTCCGATGTGGATTATGTCGCGCTGGTCGATGCCGACAGCCTCGAACCCCTTGAAAGCCCACGCGAACCAATGCGCCTGCTGGCCGCCGCAAGCATCGGCGGGGTACGCCTGATCGACAATATACCTGTCACTTCGGAGCAACAGGTAGGGTGGTAA
- the pal gene encoding peptidoglycan-associated lipoprotein Pal, with protein MRAPLIVATLALSLSLTACGRRQAPQTTPPAQTGPTDPAAGSGATNDDVGLVELPGSQAAMVAAAGSDTIYFGTDKSDVSADAQATLTAQARWMLANPNVRASVEGHADERGTREYNQALGERRAQAAKLFLMAQGVPEARLLTISWGKERPVANGTDESAWAQNRRAVTVVVR; from the coding sequence ATGCGCGCACCACTGATCGTCGCCACCCTCGCCCTGAGCCTTTCGCTGACCGCCTGCGGTCGCCGCCAGGCGCCGCAGACCACGCCCCCGGCCCAGACCGGCCCGACCGATCCGGCGGCCGGAAGCGGTGCGACCAACGACGACGTCGGGCTGGTCGAACTTCCCGGAAGCCAGGCGGCGATGGTCGCCGCGGCGGGATCGGACACCATCTATTTCGGGACCGACAAGTCGGACGTGTCGGCGGACGCGCAGGCGACGCTGACCGCGCAGGCGCGCTGGATGCTCGCCAATCCGAACGTCCGCGCCTCGGTCGAGGGCCATGCCGACGAGCGCGGCACGCGTGAATATAACCAGGCGCTGGGGGAGCGGCGCGCACAGGCCGCCAAGCTGTTCCTGATGGCGCAGGGTGTGCCGGAAGCCCGCCTGCTGACCATCAGCTGGGGCAAGGAACGCCCGGTCGCCAACGGCACCGACGAGAGCGCCTGGGCGCAGAACCGCCGCGCCGTGACGGTGGTGGTTCGCTGA
- the tolB gene encoding Tol-Pal system beta propeller repeat protein TolB produces the protein MKCKLLLAMTALVASPALAQGEPPPVDVEVTSGGVNSATSVAVPAMPTEAGVEMALGRNIAGVIASGLRSSGRFAPLGPGGLPNYSVAQADAPAFGEWRGLGAQQLVTGFVRPAGPGQITVGCYLYDVGAGRELVRQGFQVTTDNWRRAANKCADAIYSRLTGEGGFLDTRVVFVAETGPKNNRQKRIAIMDSDGANLRYLTEGEATVVTPRFSPDGRRLAYTSYQGRRARVWVLDIATGTKRLLVPGLALTSAPRFSPDGNRIAYALSANGNTDIWVANADGSGVPQRLTSAPGIDTAPSYSPDGRRIVFESDRGGSQQLYVMDANGSNQRRISFGGPAGSPAWSPRGDKIAFVRVGSFRIGVMNAGGGGDQTLTDGWQDESPSWAPNGQFVMFNRFTRDGRSSLFAVPVGGGTARRLPTPQDGSDPSWSPLQR, from the coding sequence ATGAAGTGTAAACTGCTGTTGGCCATGACGGCGCTGGTGGCGAGCCCGGCGCTTGCCCAGGGCGAGCCACCGCCGGTCGATGTCGAAGTGACCAGCGGCGGCGTCAACAGCGCGACTTCGGTCGCGGTGCCGGCCATGCCGACCGAGGCCGGCGTCGAGATGGCGCTCGGCCGCAACATCGCGGGCGTGATCGCGTCGGGCCTCAGGTCCAGCGGGCGGTTCGCGCCGCTGGGGCCGGGCGGCCTTCCCAATTACAGCGTGGCCCAGGCCGACGCACCGGCCTTCGGCGAATGGCGCGGGCTTGGCGCGCAGCAGCTCGTCACCGGCTTCGTCCGGCCGGCGGGCCCGGGCCAGATCACCGTCGGTTGCTACCTGTACGACGTCGGGGCGGGCCGCGAGCTGGTTCGCCAGGGCTTCCAGGTCACCACCGACAATTGGCGCCGGGCGGCCAACAAATGCGCCGACGCCATCTACTCGCGCCTGACCGGAGAGGGCGGGTTTCTCGACACCCGCGTGGTGTTCGTGGCCGAGACCGGGCCGAAGAACAATCGCCAGAAGCGCATCGCGATCATGGATTCGGACGGGGCGAACCTGCGCTACCTGACCGAGGGCGAGGCGACCGTGGTCACTCCGCGCTTCTCGCCCGACGGCCGCCGCCTCGCCTACACCAGCTACCAGGGCCGCCGCGCCCGGGTGTGGGTGCTGGACATCGCCACCGGCACCAAGCGCCTGCTGGTGCCCGGCCTCGCGCTGACCAGTGCGCCGCGCTTCTCGCCCGACGGTAATCGCATCGCCTATGCGCTGTCCGCCAACGGCAACACCGACATCTGGGTCGCCAACGCCGACGGCAGCGGCGTGCCCCAGCGGCTGACCAGCGCGCCCGGCATCGACACCGCGCCCAGCTATTCGCCCGACGGCCGCCGGATCGTGTTCGAAAGCGATCGCGGCGGATCGCAGCAATTGTACGTGATGGACGCGAACGGATCGAATCAGCGGCGGATCAGCTTCGGCGGTCCGGCCGGCTCCCCCGCGTGGAGCCCGCGCGGCGACAAGATCGCCTTCGTCCGGGTCGGCTCGTTCCGGATCGGCGTCATGAACGCCGGTGGCGGGGGCGACCAGACGCTGACCGACGGCTGGCAGGACGAAAGCCCGAGCTGGGCCCCCAACGGCCAGTTCGTGATGTTCAATCGCTTTACCCGTGACGGGCGCTCAAGCCTGTTTGCGGTTCCGGTCGGCGGCGGCACTGCCCGCCGCCTTCCCACTCCGCAGGACGGCTCCGACCCGAGCTGGTCCCCGCTGCAGCGCTGA
- the tolQ gene encoding protein TolQ encodes MTAPAADLMSPLALFLHADIVVKAVMIGLLLASVWTWGIIITHAQRLKRINRDSEAWERDFWAAKDIDAYHEARGKDDVPSARIVTAGLKEWRRSVGLRSGDRSGARERLTTVMGAEVEQELDRLSDRLNILATVASSAPFIGLFGTVWGIMRSFTAIAGANNTSLAVVAPGIAEALFATAIGLFAAIPALIAYNRLTHGLDRLEARLNRFADRFHGTLSHELERDV; translated from the coding sequence ATGACGGCTCCTGCCGCCGACCTGATGAGCCCGCTTGCCCTCTTCCTCCACGCCGACATCGTGGTGAAGGCGGTGATGATCGGGCTGCTGCTCGCCAGCGTGTGGACCTGGGGCATTATCATCACCCACGCCCAGCGGCTGAAGCGCATCAACCGCGACAGCGAGGCCTGGGAGCGCGATTTCTGGGCGGCCAAGGACATCGACGCCTATCATGAGGCGCGCGGCAAGGACGACGTGCCGAGCGCCCGCATCGTCACCGCCGGCCTCAAGGAATGGCGGCGTTCGGTGGGCCTGCGCTCGGGCGACCGCAGCGGCGCGCGCGAGCGGCTGACCACCGTCATGGGCGCCGAGGTCGAGCAGGAACTCGATCGCCTGTCCGACCGCCTCAACATCCTCGCCACCGTGGCCAGCTCGGCGCCGTTCATCGGCCTGTTCGGCACCGTGTGGGGGATCATGCGCAGCTTCACCGCCATCGCCGGGGCCAACAACACCAGCCTCGCAGTGGTCGCGCCGGGGATCGCCGAGGCGCTATTCGCCACCGCCATCGGCCTGTTCGCCGCCATTCCCGCGCTGATCGCCTATAACCGACTGACCCACGGCCTCGACCGGTTGGAAGCGCGGCTGAACCGCTTCGCCGACCGCTTCCACGGCACGCTCAGCCACGAACTGGAGCGCGACGTCTGA
- a CDS encoding SEL1-like repeat protein yields MAIGQKGAEFLMMSRLRDVEAGDVNALFELGVTYSTGNGAEVDLVEAHKWFNLAALNGCTRGQACRAEISIEMTAREIAEAQKAARAWLALSGRGATRAAA; encoded by the coding sequence ATGGCAATCGGTCAAAAAGGTGCGGAGTTCCTGATGATGAGCCGGCTTCGCGATGTGGAAGCGGGCGACGTCAATGCGCTGTTCGAGCTGGGCGTGACCTATTCGACCGGCAATGGTGCCGAGGTCGATCTCGTCGAAGCGCACAAGTGGTTCAACCTCGCGGCGCTCAATGGCTGCACCCGCGGGCAGGCCTGCCGCGCCGAGATCAGCATCGAGATGACCGCCCGCGAAATCGCCGAAGCGCAGAAGGCGGCGCGGGCCTGGCTGGCGCTGAGCGGTCGCGGCGCCACGCGCGCCGCCGCCTGA
- a CDS encoding helix-turn-helix transcriptional regulator: MTERLGTRLKDVRVEAGLTQSELADRCGVSRKTVNTVENGVFIPSTVLALTLARVLGRPVEELFFLTD; encoded by the coding sequence ATGACTGAGCGACTAGGCACCCGGCTGAAGGATGTGCGGGTCGAGGCCGGGCTGACCCAGTCCGAGCTCGCCGATCGCTGCGGGGTCAGCCGAAAGACGGTGAACACAGTCGAAAACGGGGTGTTCATCCCGTCGACCGTGCTTGCGCTGACGCTGGCGCGCGTCCTCGGCCGCCCGGTCGAGGAGCTGTTCTTTCTAACCGACTAG
- the ruvB gene encoding Holliday junction branch migration DNA helicase RuvB produces MTTDPDRITTPERTAEDVDAALRPKRLDEFVGQQAARENLRVFIAAAKARGEALDHVLFFGPPGLGKTTLAQIVAREMGVGFRATSGPVIAKSGDLAALLTNLEDGDVLFIDEIHRLNPAVEEVLYPAMEDRALDLVIGEGPSARSVRIDLPRFTLVGATTRQGLLTTPLRDRFGIPVRLNFYTVPELELVVRRAASLLGAPVTEDGAHEIARRSRGTPRIAGRLLRRVRDFAHAAGSDSIDMAAADRALSRLEIDALGLDAMDRRYLHMIADLYGGGPVGVETLAAGLSEPRDTIEDVIEPYLIQLGLIARTARGRCLNGKAWTHLGLTPPSGTPNGLFD; encoded by the coding sequence ATGACCACCGATCCCGACCGCATCACCACGCCCGAGCGCACGGCCGAGGACGTCGACGCCGCGCTGCGCCCCAAGCGGCTGGACGAATTCGTCGGCCAGCAGGCGGCGCGCGAGAATCTCCGCGTGTTCATCGCCGCCGCCAAGGCACGAGGCGAGGCACTCGACCACGTGCTGTTCTTCGGCCCGCCCGGCCTCGGCAAGACCACGCTGGCGCAGATCGTCGCGCGCGAGATGGGCGTCGGCTTCCGCGCCACCTCCGGCCCGGTGATCGCCAAGTCGGGCGATCTTGCCGCGCTTCTGACCAACCTCGAGGACGGCGACGTTCTGTTCATCGACGAGATTCACCGCCTCAATCCGGCGGTCGAGGAAGTGCTCTATCCGGCGATGGAGGACCGCGCGCTCGACCTCGTCATCGGTGAGGGGCCCTCGGCGCGCTCGGTGCGGATCGACTTGCCGCGCTTCACCCTGGTCGGCGCAACCACCCGGCAGGGCTTGCTGACCACCCCGCTGCGCGACCGCTTCGGCATTCCCGTCCGGCTCAATTTCTACACCGTGCCCGAGCTTGAACTGGTGGTTCGCCGCGCCGCCAGCCTGCTCGGCGCGCCGGTCACCGAGGACGGCGCGCACGAGATCGCCCGCCGCAGCCGGGGCACCCCGCGCATCGCCGGGCGGCTGCTGCGCCGGGTCCGCGACTTTGCCCATGCCGCGGGCTCCGACAGCATCGACATGGCCGCCGCCGACCGCGCGCTCAGCCGGCTGGAGATCGACGCGCTCGGCCTCGACGCGATGGACCGCCGCTATCTCCACATGATCGCCGACCTTTATGGCGGCGGGCCGGTCGGGGTGGAAACGCTCGCCGCCGGCCTCAGCGAGCCGCGCGACACTATCGAGGACGTGATCGAGCCTTATCTCATTCAGCTCGGCCTCATCGCCCGCACCGCACGCGGACGCTGCCTCAACGGCAAGGCCTGGACCCACCTCGGCCTGACCCCGCCATCGGGCACCCCGAACGGCCTCTTCGACTAG
- a CDS encoding DUF3089 domain-containing protein: MSLLLAPLLLGAAQASVAASPPVTNSSALGYAYDNLWLCLPGRSDSCSTPLATTALTRQGYGSNGQARPAASPKVDCFYIYPTVSQDRGLNSDVSVNEERSAAASQFARFAGVCRPFAPIYRQMTASAIGAAALGQDIRPAFNVAYGDVRSAFRSFLGRTRGRPFVLVGHSQGSWHLQKLIADEIEGKPAARQMALAIIPGYNVLVPAGKLVGGTFKSTPLCTAAGQRGCVVSYVSYRTNNPPPPGALFGYAPAAGMTVACTNPAALGRRGWADLDSYWYTRLTTAVPGGPIRWSTEGTPPTPFLRTEGLVSGRCVNDGQRGYLELRTNVTPGAKWTDRIGGEVGLGGFFIPGWGMHLADMSAPQGDLIRLVEAVAR, from the coding sequence ATGTCGCTTCTGCTTGCCCCACTGCTCCTTGGCGCTGCCCAGGCCAGCGTCGCGGCATCCCCGCCGGTCACCAACTCGTCGGCGCTCGGCTATGCCTATGACAATCTGTGGCTGTGCCTGCCGGGCCGCTCCGACAGCTGCTCCACGCCGCTGGCGACGACCGCGCTGACCAGGCAGGGCTATGGCTCGAACGGGCAGGCGCGCCCGGCGGCCAGCCCCAAGGTCGACTGCTTCTACATCTATCCGACCGTCAGCCAGGATCGCGGGCTCAACAGCGATGTTTCGGTGAACGAGGAACGATCGGCCGCCGCCTCGCAGTTCGCCCGCTTCGCCGGCGTGTGCCGCCCCTTCGCCCCCATCTATCGCCAGATGACCGCATCCGCGATCGGTGCGGCGGCGCTTGGGCAGGACATTCGCCCCGCGTTCAATGTCGCCTACGGAGACGTGCGCAGCGCCTTTCGCAGCTTCCTCGGCCGGACGCGCGGCCGTCCGTTCGTGCTGGTCGGGCACAGCCAGGGCAGCTGGCACCTGCAGAAGCTGATCGCCGACGAGATCGAGGGCAAGCCGGCAGCGCGGCAGATGGCACTGGCGATCATCCCCGGCTACAATGTGCTGGTTCCCGCCGGCAAGCTGGTCGGCGGCACGTTCAAGTCGACCCCGCTCTGCACCGCGGCCGGGCAACGCGGCTGCGTCGTCAGCTATGTCTCCTACCGCACCAACAATCCGCCGCCGCCGGGCGCGCTGTTCGGCTATGCCCCGGCAGCCGGCATGACGGTGGCCTGCACCAATCCCGCGGCGCTGGGCAGGCGGGGATGGGCCGATCTCGACAGCTATTGGTATACCCGCCTGACCACCGCGGTCCCCGGCGGGCCGATCCGCTGGTCGACCGAAGGCACGCCGCCGACCCCCTTCCTGCGTACCGAAGGCCTCGTGTCCGGCCGCTGCGTCAACGACGGCCAGCGCGGCTATCTGGAGCTTCGCACCAACGTCACCCCCGGCGCCAAGTGGACCGACCGGATCGGCGGCGAGGTCGGTCTTGGCGGGTTCTTCATCCCCGGCTGGGGCATGCATCTGGCCGACATGTCGGCCCCGCAGGGCGATCTCATCCGGCTGGTCGAGGCGGTCGCGCGCTAG
- a CDS encoding division plane positioning ATPase MipZ: MTSPHFIVFANEKGGTGKSTTAVHTAVALAAAGHRVAALDLDQRQRTTTRYLENRAASVRRLGVELPQPVFQVLEDQSEEALDAAIAGLAGQADVLVIDTPGRDDAVARAAILKADTLVTPMNDSFVDLDLIGQVNPDTFKVTKPSFYAELIWNSRTARAKTAGKSVDWVVLRNRLQHIGSHNQQRVGAAMDELARRVGFRVIPGLSERVIYRELFPKGLTLLDLKQIGDAGIAHIAARQELREMVAGLGLPGAEAAKAA, from the coding sequence GTGACGAGCCCACATTTCATCGTCTTCGCCAACGAAAAGGGCGGCACCGGCAAGTCGACCACCGCCGTGCACACCGCCGTTGCACTGGCCGCCGCCGGCCACCGCGTCGCCGCGCTCGACCTCGACCAGCGCCAGCGGACGACCACCCGCTATCTCGAGAACCGCGCCGCGTCGGTGCGGCGCCTCGGGGTCGAGCTGCCCCAGCCGGTGTTCCAGGTGCTCGAGGACCAGAGCGAGGAAGCGCTCGACGCCGCCATCGCCGGCCTTGCGGGCCAGGCCGACGTGCTGGTGATCGACACGCCCGGCCGCGACGACGCCGTCGCCCGCGCCGCCATCCTCAAGGCCGACACTCTGGTCACCCCGATGAACGACAGCTTCGTCGACCTCGACCTCATCGGGCAGGTCAACCCCGACACCTTCAAGGTGACCAAGCCGAGCTTCTATGCCGAGCTGATCTGGAACAGCCGCACCGCGCGGGCCAAGACCGCCGGCAAGAGCGTCGACTGGGTCGTTCTGCGCAACCGTCTCCAGCACATCGGCAGCCACAACCAGCAGCGCGTCGGCGCGGCGATGGATGAGCTTGCGCGCCGGGTTGGCTTCCGCGTCATCCCGGGCCTCAGCGAGCGCGTCATCTACCGCGAACTGTTCCCCAAGGGCCTGACCCTGCTCGACCTCAAGCAGATCGGCGACGCGGGGATCGCCCACATCGCCGCGCGGCAGGAATTGCGCGAGATGGTGGCGGGCCTCGGCCTGCCCGGCGCGGAAGCGGCCAAGGCGGCCTGA
- the pgmG gene encoding phosphoglucomutase/phosphomannomutase PgmG, whose amino-acid sequence MTHSFDPTILREYDIRGIVGRTLHEEDAYALGRTFAAQGQEMGARKLAVGRDGREHSPRLEEALVRGLTEGGMDVVRVGEGPSPMLYWAVSELDVDGGIQITGSHNPADYNGFKMLLPGGSVFGSAIKALGARAAEGRWTEGEGKITDEDVMDRYVQRLVEDFKGGAYRIGWDAGNGAAGPALEKLIKLLPGEHHTLFTDVDGRFPNHHPDPTVEKNLEHLKALVRDKGLDFGIAFDGDGDRIGAVDGQGRVIWGDQLLMILAGPVLEEQPGATIIADVKASQTLFDRIGEMGGHPLMWKTGHSLIKSKMKETGAPLAGEMSGHIFFKHRWYGFDDALYASVRLIEAVAASGKSLTQLRTEMPVSVSTPELRFPVDESRKFAVIEEVRDRLSADGATVDATDGVRVNTPEGWWLLRASNTQDVLVARAEATDQRGLDLLVTEIDQQLALSEIERTEGDH is encoded by the coding sequence ATGACCCACAGCTTCGATCCCACCATCCTCCGCGAATATGACATCCGCGGCATCGTCGGCCGCACCCTCCACGAGGAGGACGCCTATGCGCTCGGCCGCACCTTCGCGGCGCAGGGGCAGGAGATGGGGGCAAGGAAGCTCGCCGTCGGCCGCGACGGGCGCGAGCATTCGCCGCGGCTGGAAGAGGCACTGGTCCGCGGCCTGACCGAAGGCGGAATGGACGTGGTCCGCGTCGGCGAGGGGCCGTCGCCGATGCTCTACTGGGCGGTGTCCGAACTCGATGTCGACGGCGGCATCCAGATCACCGGCAGCCACAATCCGGCCGACTATAACGGCTTCAAGATGCTGCTTCCGGGCGGCAGCGTGTTCGGCTCGGCAATCAAGGCGCTCGGCGCCCGCGCCGCCGAAGGCCGCTGGACCGAGGGCGAGGGAAAAATCACCGACGAGGACGTGATGGACCGCTACGTCCAGCGCCTGGTCGAGGACTTCAAGGGCGGCGCGTATCGCATCGGCTGGGACGCCGGCAACGGCGCCGCGGGCCCCGCGCTGGAGAAGCTGATCAAGCTGCTTCCGGGCGAGCACCACACCCTGTTCACCGACGTCGACGGCCGCTTCCCGAACCACCATCCCGACCCAACGGTCGAGAAGAACCTCGAGCACCTCAAGGCGCTGGTCCGTGACAAGGGTCTCGACTTCGGCATCGCCTTCGACGGCGACGGCGACCGGATCGGTGCGGTCGACGGGCAGGGCCGGGTGATCTGGGGCGACCAGCTTCTGATGATCCTCGCCGGACCGGTGCTCGAAGAGCAGCCCGGCGCCACCATTATCGCCGATGTGAAGGCCAGCCAGACCCTGTTCGACCGGATCGGCGAGATGGGCGGCCACCCCTTGATGTGGAAGACCGGCCACAGCCTGATCAAGTCGAAGATGAAGGAAACCGGGGCCCCGCTGGCGGGCGAGATGAGCGGCCACATCTTCTTCAAGCACCGCTGGTACGGTTTCGACGACGCGCTCTACGCTTCGGTCCGACTGATCGAGGCGGTGGCGGCGAGCGGCAAGAGCCTGACTCAGCTCAGGACCGAAATGCCGGTGTCGGTTTCGACCCCCGAACTCCGCTTCCCGGTCGACGAGAGCCGCAAGTTCGCGGTGATCGAGGAAGTCCGCGACCGGCTGTCGGCCGACGGCGCCACGGTCGACGCGACCGATGGGGTGCGGGTCAACACGCCCGAGGGCTGGTGGCTGCTGCGCGCGTCCAACACGCAGGACGTGCTGGTCGCCCGCGCCGAGGCCACCGACCAGCGCGGCCTCGACCTGCTGGTGACCGAGATCGACCAGCAGCTCGCGCTGTCCGAGATCGAGCGGACCGAGGGCGACCATTAA
- the tolR gene encoding protein TolR, which yields MAEINVTPLVDVMLVLLIIFMVTAPLLVAGVPVDLPESRAAPLDNQVQPVQVSLDGQGRIFIDDTQVAENALAQRLAAIAAEPAPEEGRRIFLRADRGLDYGRVMRVMGELNRAGLNRVALVSTAEGGSQ from the coding sequence ATGGCCGAGATTAACGTCACGCCGCTGGTCGACGTGATGCTGGTGCTGCTGATCATCTTCATGGTCACCGCCCCGCTGCTCGTCGCCGGCGTTCCCGTCGACCTGCCCGAAAGCCGCGCGGCACCGCTCGATAACCAGGTCCAGCCGGTCCAGGTCAGCCTCGACGGACAAGGCCGGATCTTCATCGACGACACCCAGGTCGCGGAGAATGCGCTGGCCCAGCGCCTGGCCGCGATCGCTGCCGAGCCCGCACCGGAAGAAGGCCGCCGCATCTTCCTGCGCGCCGACCGCGGGCTGGATTATGGCCGCGTGATGCGGGTGATGGGCGAGCTCAATCGCGCCGGCCTCAATCGCGTCGCGCTGGTCAGTACCGCCGAGGGCGGCAGCCAGTGA